A genomic window from Thermoplasmata archaeon includes:
- a CDS encoding cupin domain-containing protein, which translates to MITVLEVRPGGSTPAHEHRTVESMYYIVEGRGEVPGGKGARGRTVGPHTAVYFAAGSVHGIRNTGRSKLVYLSCHAPPYEIEELYRHWREEEFVTTGG; encoded by the coding sequence CATGATCACCGTCCTCGAGGTCCGGCCGGGTGGGAGCACGCCGGCTCACGAGCATCGCACGGTCGAATCGATGTACTACATTGTCGAGGGGCGCGGGGAAGTCCCAGGAGGGAAGGGTGCCCGCGGCAGGACCGTAGGCCCCCACACCGCGGTGTACTTCGCGGCGGGGAGCGTGCACGGGATCCGAAACACGGGCCGGTCGAAGCTCGTGTACCTCTCGTGCCACGCACCGCCCTACGAGATCGAGGAACTCTACCGCCACTGGCGCGAGGAAGAGTTCGTCACGACGGGTGGCTGA
- a CDS encoding dodecin family protein, which produces MVQKVTEIVGVSPESFAGAAKDAVKQAGKTVRGMKWARVSELEMELDGSKIKSYRATVRLYFDVER; this is translated from the coding sequence ATGGTCCAGAAGGTAACCGAGATCGTCGGGGTGTCCCCCGAGAGCTTTGCCGGAGCCGCGAAGGACGCCGTGAAGCAGGCGGGCAAGACCGTGCGAGGCATGAAGTGGGCGCGAGTCTCCGAGCTCGAGATGGAGCTCGACGGCTCCAAGATCAAGTCCTACCGCGCGACGGTGCGGCTCTACTTCGACGTGGAGCGGTAG